The proteins below are encoded in one region of Paenarthrobacter ilicis:
- the sufB gene encoding Fe-S cluster assembly protein SufB, with amino-acid sequence MTGQIAEGTAENAVADGTVISEILEKNPELHGIGNYEYGWADKNDVGANARRGLNEEVVRDISSKKSEAQWMLDLRLKGLKYFDRKPMPTWGADLSGIDFDNIKYFVRSTEKQAATWEDLPEDIRNTYEKLGIPEAERSRLVSGVAAQYESEVVYHQIREDLEAQGVIFLDTDTALREHPEIFQEYFGTVIPVGDNKFASLNTAVWSGGSFVYVPKGVHVDIPLQAYFRINTENMGQFERTLIIADEDSYVHYIEGCTAPIYTSDSLHSAVVEIVVKKGARVRYTTIQNWSNNVYNLVTKRAICEEGATMEWVDGNIGSKVTMKYPAVYLVGEHAKGETLSIAFAGEGQHQDTGSKMVHIAPNTKSSIVSKSVARGGGRAAYRGLVQVREGAKHSANTVRCDALLVDTISRSDTYPYIDIREDDVVLGHEATVSRVSEEQLFYLMSRGMPEDEAMAMIVRGFIEPIARELPMEYALELNRLIELQMEGSVG; translated from the coding sequence ATGACGGGTCAAATAGCTGAAGGAACAGCAGAGAATGCAGTAGCCGACGGCACTGTGATCTCGGAGATTCTGGAGAAGAATCCCGAACTGCACGGAATCGGTAACTACGAGTACGGCTGGGCTGACAAGAACGACGTCGGCGCCAACGCCCGTCGTGGCCTCAACGAGGAGGTTGTCCGTGACATCTCCTCGAAGAAGAGTGAAGCCCAGTGGATGCTCGATCTCCGCTTGAAGGGTCTGAAGTACTTCGACCGCAAGCCCATGCCTACGTGGGGTGCAGACCTTTCGGGCATTGACTTCGACAACATCAAGTACTTTGTGCGGTCCACGGAGAAGCAGGCTGCAACGTGGGAAGACCTTCCCGAGGACATCCGCAACACGTACGAGAAGCTGGGCATCCCGGAAGCTGAGCGCAGCCGCCTGGTGTCCGGTGTCGCAGCGCAGTACGAGTCCGAGGTTGTCTACCACCAGATCCGCGAGGACCTCGAGGCCCAGGGCGTCATCTTCCTGGACACCGATACCGCGTTGAGGGAACACCCGGAGATTTTCCAGGAGTACTTCGGCACGGTCATTCCGGTGGGCGACAACAAGTTCGCTTCACTCAACACGGCTGTGTGGTCCGGCGGCTCGTTCGTTTACGTGCCGAAGGGCGTCCATGTGGATATCCCCCTTCAGGCTTACTTCCGCATCAACACGGAAAACATGGGCCAGTTCGAGCGCACGCTCATCATCGCCGATGAAGATTCCTACGTGCACTACATCGAAGGCTGCACGGCACCGATCTACACCTCCGATTCGCTGCACTCTGCCGTTGTGGAGATCGTGGTGAAGAAGGGCGCCCGCGTCCGTTACACCACCATCCAGAACTGGTCGAACAACGTGTACAACCTGGTCACCAAGCGCGCCATCTGCGAAGAGGGCGCCACCATGGAATGGGTTGACGGCAACATCGGTTCCAAGGTCACCATGAAGTACCCGGCCGTCTACCTTGTGGGCGAGCACGCCAAGGGTGAGACCCTGTCCATCGCTTTCGCAGGCGAGGGCCAGCACCAGGACACCGGTTCCAAGATGGTGCACATCGCTCCGAACACCAAGAGCTCCATCGTGTCCAAGTCTGTGGCACGCGGCGGCGGTCGGGCAGCGTACCGTGGCCTGGTTCAGGTTCGTGAAGGCGCCAAGCACTCCGCCAACACTGTCCGTTGCGACGCGCTTCTGGTGGACACCATTTCGCGTTCCGACACCTACCCGTACATCGACATCCGTGAAGATGACGTTGTGCTGGGGCACGAAGCTACCGTTTCCAGGGTCAGCGAAGAGCAGCTCTTCTACCTGATGTCCCGCGGCATGCCCGAGGACGAGGCCATGGCCATGATCGTGCGCGGCTTCATTGAGCCGATCGCCCGCGAACTGCCCATGGAATACGCCCTTGAGCTGAACCGCTTGATTGAACTTCAGATGGAAGGATCCGTCGGTTAA
- the sufD gene encoding Fe-S cluster assembly protein SufD, with translation MTDITTEKARIGAPSAQPFIDGFTEEGENLSPINAKGSTAAQPSAGPLAGASAKSHSHGGGVGVPDSSRAGRLTSFNLEDFTALTGLEEDWRFTPLRRLRGLHSEALTGAAPTVSVTAPAGVTVETVGRDDQRIGQAGIPEDRVSANAWANFKEATVITVPSETPLDSEITVTLAGSGSEASAQHVVIVARKFSKGLVVLGHEGTAVVSENVEIILEDGAELTVVSLQEWNDDSVHASSQQAKIGRDAKFKHIVVSLGGDLVRVTPTARFAAPGGEVELFGLYFADAGQHLEHRTFVDHGQPNCVSNVLYKGALQGKGAHTVWVGDVLIQKNAEGTDSYEKNQNLVLSDGCRADSVPNLEIETGLIAGAGHASATGRFDDEHLFYLMARGIPEDVARRLVVRGFLNEIIQKINVPAIEDRLTEAVEREFSETDN, from the coding sequence ATGACTGATATCACTACTGAAAAGGCGCGCATTGGCGCTCCTTCAGCACAGCCGTTCATTGATGGCTTCACCGAAGAGGGCGAGAACCTCTCGCCCATCAACGCAAAAGGCTCGACGGCGGCACAGCCCTCCGCGGGTCCTCTCGCCGGGGCGTCGGCCAAGAGCCACTCGCACGGTGGCGGCGTCGGTGTTCCCGACAGTTCGCGTGCGGGCCGCCTGACGTCTTTCAACCTGGAGGACTTCACAGCCCTGACCGGGCTCGAAGAGGACTGGCGCTTCACACCGCTTCGTCGTCTCCGCGGCCTGCACTCGGAAGCACTCACGGGCGCAGCTCCGACTGTCTCTGTCACGGCTCCGGCAGGAGTCACTGTGGAGACCGTGGGTCGCGACGATCAGCGGATTGGTCAGGCCGGCATCCCTGAGGACCGCGTGTCTGCCAACGCCTGGGCCAACTTCAAGGAAGCCACCGTGATCACGGTTCCTTCAGAGACGCCGTTGGACTCCGAAATCACCGTGACCCTTGCCGGCTCTGGCTCTGAAGCTTCTGCCCAGCATGTGGTTATTGTGGCCCGGAAGTTCTCCAAGGGTTTGGTGGTACTTGGCCACGAAGGAACAGCAGTGGTGTCCGAGAATGTTGAGATCATTCTTGAGGACGGAGCCGAGCTCACGGTGGTCTCGTTGCAGGAGTGGAACGACGACTCGGTCCACGCTTCCTCGCAGCAGGCCAAAATCGGCCGTGATGCCAAGTTCAAGCACATTGTTGTCAGCCTGGGCGGTGACCTGGTCCGCGTCACGCCGACCGCACGCTTTGCCGCTCCGGGTGGCGAGGTTGAGCTTTTCGGTTTGTACTTTGCTGATGCCGGACAGCACCTTGAACACAGGACATTCGTTGATCACGGGCAGCCCAATTGTGTTTCCAATGTTCTGTACAAGGGAGCACTCCAAGGCAAGGGTGCCCACACCGTGTGGGTCGGCGATGTGCTGATCCAGAAGAACGCGGAAGGCACCGACAGCTACGAGAAGAACCAGAACCTGGTCCTCAGCGATGGCTGCCGGGCGGACTCCGTGCCCAACCTCGAAATCGAGACGGGCCTCATTGCCGGCGCCGGGCACGCCAGTGCAACCGGCCGTTTCGACGATGAGCACCTGTTCTACCTGATGGCACGTGGCATCCCCGAGGATGTTGCCCGCCGGTTGGTTGTCCGTGGCTTCCTCAACGAGATCATCCAGAAAATCAACGTTCCTGCGATCGAGGACCGGTTGACCGAGGCCGTAGAGCGCGAGTTCTCCGAGACCGACAACTAA
- a CDS encoding non-heme iron oxygenase ferredoxin subunit — MSEQTKGELVCNANDIQVKQALRVLIDDYPVAIVKDSMGVIHAVGDTCSHADISLSEGEVEGCAIECWGHGSQFDLRSGQPLQLPAYDPVPVFAVTIDGDDVYVDVTNVVNGASVQNY; from the coding sequence ATGAGCGAACAAACCAAGGGTGAACTGGTATGCAATGCCAATGACATCCAGGTCAAGCAGGCACTGCGGGTACTGATCGATGACTACCCGGTCGCAATCGTCAAGGATTCCATGGGCGTCATCCACGCCGTGGGAGACACCTGCTCCCATGCGGATATCTCCTTGTCCGAAGGGGAGGTTGAAGGCTGTGCCATTGAGTGCTGGGGGCACGGTTCCCAGTTTGATTTGCGCAGCGGACAACCCCTTCAGCTGCCTGCCTACGATCCCGTGCCCGTTTTCGCCGTCACTATCGACGGTGACGACGTCTACGTGGACGTGACCAATGTTGTGAACGGCGCTTCGGTCCAAAACTACTGA
- the sufC gene encoding Fe-S cluster assembly ATPase SufC — protein MSTLEIKDLHVSIETEQGTKEILKGVSLTIRTGETHAIMGPNGSGKSTLASTIAGHPRYNVTSGSITLDGEDVLEMSVDQRARAGLFLAMQYPVEVPGVTMTNFLRTAKTAIDGEAPALRTWTKDVKAAMQQLRIDADFAQRNVNEGFSGGEKKRVEILQLELFKPKFAILDETDSGLDVDALKVVSEGVNRAHAEGNMGTLLITHYTRILRYIKPEFVHVFVDGKVVEEGGPELADRLEEEGYDRYAPGAGVAVAPAVQA, from the coding sequence ATGTCTACTCTTGAGATCAAGGATCTGCACGTCAGCATTGAGACGGAGCAGGGCACCAAAGAGATCCTGAAGGGCGTCAGCCTGACCATCAGGACCGGCGAAACCCACGCGATCATGGGCCCCAACGGCTCGGGCAAGTCCACCTTGGCTTCCACCATTGCCGGACATCCCCGCTACAACGTCACCAGCGGCAGCATCACCCTGGATGGCGAAGACGTGCTGGAGATGAGCGTGGACCAGCGCGCCCGCGCCGGCCTCTTCCTGGCCATGCAGTACCCGGTTGAGGTTCCTGGTGTCACCATGACCAACTTCCTCCGCACCGCCAAGACTGCGATCGACGGCGAAGCACCGGCCCTGCGCACGTGGACCAAGGACGTCAAAGCTGCCATGCAGCAGCTGCGCATCGACGCCGACTTCGCTCAGCGCAACGTCAACGAGGGCTTCTCCGGCGGCGAGAAGAAGCGTGTTGAGATCCTTCAGCTGGAACTCTTCAAGCCGAAGTTCGCCATCCTCGATGAGACCGACTCCGGTCTGGACGTCGACGCGTTGAAGGTTGTCTCGGAGGGCGTCAACCGTGCGCACGCCGAGGGCAACATGGGCACGCTGCTCATCACCCACTACACACGCATCCTGCGTTACATCAAGCCTGAATTCGTCCACGTGTTCGTTGACGGCAAGGTTGTTGAAGAGGGCGGTCCCGAGTTGGCCGACCGCCTCGAAGAAGAGGGCTACGACCGCTACGCGCCTGGCGCCGGCGTTGCCGTTGCTCCTGCCGTACAGGCCTAG
- a CDS encoding metal-sulfur cluster assembly factor, whose translation MTEINAARTSLEDVEEALKDVIDPELGVNIVDLGLLYGLKYSEEDGALLIDMTLTTAACPLTDVLEEQVGKSLDGVVDDWRLNWVWMPPWGPERITDDGKDQMRALGFNI comes from the coding sequence ATGACCGAAATCAATGCGGCGCGTACCAGCCTTGAGGACGTCGAAGAGGCCCTCAAGGACGTCATCGACCCCGAACTGGGCGTCAATATCGTGGATCTTGGGCTCCTCTACGGACTCAAGTACTCCGAAGAGGACGGTGCCCTCCTGATCGACATGACACTTACCACAGCGGCTTGCCCGCTGACGGACGTGCTTGAGGAGCAGGTAGGAAAGTCCCTTGACGGCGTTGTTGATGACTGGCGCCTGAACTGGGTATGGATGCCGCCATGGGGTCCCGAGCGGATCACCGACGACGGCAAGGACCAGATGCGGGCCCTCGGCTTCAATATCTGA